The genomic region GTACTTTGGGCATTGATAAAGATTCCGGGGTAGATCAATAACCTTCTTCCTGAATACCTACGTCTGATTCAAACAAAATTGATTCGATATGTGTTGTCAAAAATAATTAAGATGGGTCTTACATAGGTTAGATAATGGAGTGTGCAGGCTGAACAGTCTGGTCAATATATTACTCTCTGCTCTTGATTTTTCAGGCCATATTGATGGTTAATATACTTTGGAAGGTTCTTGTCCTTTGAATAAACCAAAATTGTCAACAAGGTGTTGTCTGTGCAGTTGTTTTTGAGTCGATAAAATTCACTGAACAACACACTAATCCGGAGAGACCTTTTTGTCTGTGGCTTGAGATCTTTCAAGGCGCTGATTTCAGCTAATATGGTCGTATATCTAGACCTAAAAGGAAAAAATTTTTTTCGATATGAGAAGCATGGCAATAATTATGATGCCACCGAGAATTTTCTCCATGGTTCTTGGCTTAAAGTATGATGCTCCCAGGTGAGAGCCTAATATTCCGCCAATTATGACAGAGAGGATTACCGGTAAGTAATATCGCATTTCAATGGCATTGTACTGGGTACGTGCCAGTATGCCGGATAAAGAATTGACCCAGATAAATGCAGCTCCGCAGGCAGCAGCCTCTTTCACTGTACCTAAGCCAAATATGATAATAAATGGGATTAAGAATATCCCGCCTCCCAGGCCTGTGACCAGCAAAAAAACCAAGCAAGGCCCCCAGGAAAAGTGAAAAAGCAGTCTTTTGAATTTTGCTGAATTGAAGCTGAATCGACGCAGTTTTAAAGAAATAGATTCTGATAGCGACCAGAGACAGACAAACAAGAAGAACTGCCCAGAACACTCTTTTGGGTAAAATCAGAGAGCCGCCAAGATACGAAAAAGGAACAGAGGCAACCAAAAAGGGCAGGAACAAAGATACTTTCAGATGATGATTTATAATATAGTTTATATTGCTGACAGAGGTCACGCAAAGATTGAGTGCCAGTGTGATAGTTGGAATCGCCAGATAGTTAACATTAAATATTGCCAGGATTGCAGTGTAGGAGGAACCGCCACCAAGTCCCACTGATGAATACAAGAAGGCTACGATAAAGAAAATTATCGATAATAGAAGTGGGGAAGGGGAGATACTTTCCATTAAAGTTAAGCAAAGGGCTAATCGCTTAAAAAGGCAGCCTTTATGTACTCTCTATTTAATCTGGCAATGTGCCGAATTGAGATGTTTTTAGGGCAAGCTGCTTCACATTCACGTTCATTGCTGCAATTACCAAAACCTAAAAGATCCATGGTGTTAAGCATATCAAGAGCTCTTTTGGCCCGTTCAGGTTGTCCTTGTGGAAGCAAGGCAAGTTGAGAGATCTTGGCACCAACAAAAAGCATGGCTGAGGCGTTAGGGCAGGAGGCAACACAGGCCCCGCAACCGATACAGGCAGAGGCATCTAAGGCTTGATCTGCTATCTTCTGGGAAATTGGTATGGCGTTGCCATCCTGGGCACCGCCGGTATTAACCGAAACATAGCCGCCAGAGGCGATAAGCGTGTCAAAAGCGCTTCTATCAACAACAAGATCTTTAACTACTTTGAAGGCTCGCGCTCTGAATGGTTCGATGACAATGGTATCACCATCGCTAAAATGCCGCATATGCAGCTGGCAGAGGGTTGTCGCATTTTTATGGCCGTGAGCATGGCCATTAACAACAGCACCACACATCCCACAAATCCCCTCACGACAGTCATGGTCAAAAGCAACGGGCTCTTGTCCGTCGAGGGTTAAGCGTTCATTAAGAACATCGATCATCTCTAAAAATGACATATCCGTAGAAACTGGGCCGGATTCGTATGAAACAAATCTGCCTTGTGCTTTAGAGTTTTCCTGGCGCCATATTTTAAGATGTAAATTAATTATGCTCATTTATAACTCCTTTGACTTGGAGTAACACTTTCAAAGTGCAGTTGCTCTTTGTGAAGTTCGGGTGTTTTATCTGCTGCATATTGCCAGACCGAGACATGGCTATAGTTTTCATCATCACGTTTTGCTTCATTTTCATCCGTCTGACTCTCTTCGCGAAGATGGCATCCACAAGACTCTTCACGTTTGAGGGCATCGAGTGCCATTAACTCAGCAAATTCAAGGAAATCTGCCACCCGACCTGCGCGTTCTAACGACTGGTTGAGGTTGTTTCCACTGCCGGGAACAGTGACATTTCTCCAGAAGTCAGCTCGGATTTCCGGGATTGTCTGCAAGGCATTTTTTAAACCGGCGTCGTTACGTGCCATACCGCACTGATTCCATAGAACAAGACCCAGTTCACGGTGAAAGGCATCAACCGTTTTTGTCCCCTTGATACTAAGAAGCCTTTGAGTGGTGTCTACTATAGAGGAGACACTCTCTTTAAAGGCGGTATGCGTTGTATCTATCTGAGCAGGGGAGCAGTCTGTAAGATAATTTGCAATGGTGGCTGGCAGAACAAAATAGCCATCAGCCAACCCCTGCATCAAGGCGCTGGCGCCTAAACGATTAGCGCCATGATCGGAAAAATTAGCTTCACCAAGTACAAATAAGCCTGGCAGATTACTCATCAGGTTATAATCAACCCAAAGACCTCCCATAGTGTAATGTACGGCAGGGAAGATCTGCATCGGTGTTGCTATTGGGTCGACACCGGTTATTTTTTCATACATAGAAAAAAGATTGCCATACTTTTTGAGAATAGTTGCCTTACCGTCACGCTTAATTGCATCATTAAAGTCAAGATAGACAGCAAGCCCTGTTTCACCAACTCCCTTACCTTGGTCACATTGTTCTTTAGCGTTTCTAGAGGCTACATCTCTAGGCACCAGGTTGCCAAAGCTCGGATATTTATCCTCAAGGTAATAATGGCGTTCTGAGTCGGGAATGTCAGCAGGGTTACGAGCATCATCAGGATTTCTGGGAACCCAGACTCGTCCGTCGTTGCGTAGGCTTTCGCTCATCAAGGTAAGTTTTGACTGATATTCTCCGTGAACAGGGATGCAGGTCGGATGAATTTGCACAAAACAGGGGTTGGCAAAACCGGCACCTCGTTTGTAGGCCCGCCAGGAAGCGGTTACATTCGAGGCCATAGCATTGGTTGAAAGAAAGTAGACATTGCCATATCCACCAGAGGCGAGAACAACAGCATCGGCGCTGTGGCAGTCAATTTCACCAGTAATAAGGTTACGACAGACAACACCTTTAGCATGTCCATTAATGACCACAATATCCATTATCTCTGTTCGAGGAATAATCGATACCTTGCCGGTACTGACCTGACGCATCAGTGAACTGTAAGCGCCTAGTAAAAGTTGCTGGCCGGTTTGGCCGCGTGCGTAAAACGTTCGAGAAACCTGGGCGCCGCCAAAAGATCGATTGGCGAGTTGGCCACCATATTCACGGGCAAAAGGGACTCCCTGGGCGACACATTGATCAATAATATTGTTACTTACCTGAGCAAGTCTGTAAACGTTTGCTTCTCGTGATCTGAAATCACCGCCTTTTATTGTGTCATAAAAAAGGCGGTGGACTGAGTCGCCATCGTTCTGGTAGTTTTTAGCAGCATTAATACCGCCTTGAGCTGCAATGCTGTGAGCGCGACGCGGACTATCCTGTATACAGAAAGTTTTAACATTATAACCGAGCTCTGCCAGGGTTGCAGATGCCGAGGCTCCAGCCAGCCCAGTTCCGACAACGATAATCGAGAACTTTCGTTTATTGGCAGGGTTAACCAGTTTGCTTGAGAAACGATGATTGTCCCATTTTTCAGATAAGGGGCCCGCTGGTATTTTGGCATTAAAATTCATGGATATTCCAATAATCTCTAGAGTAGAAAGCTTTTGAATAAGTATGTGAAAGCGGGAAAGGAACTATAGATGGCAGCGCCGATGACACTGATCACGATAGCCCCTTGTTGTAAGAAATTGTCATAGCGGGGGTGATTAATGCCCATAGTCTGAAATAAACTCCAAAAACCATGGCTGGTGTGCATACCAAGTGCAAAGACAGACGCAACATAATAAAAGCTGAGGAGGGGATTTTGTAAATTGTTGCGGACTATATCAGCAATAGAGATCGAATGATCTGTAAAGTGGAAGTTCATAAGATGAACAAAAATGAAAACGAATATAAATGCACCTGTATAGGGCATAGTTTTTGAGGCATAGGTGCTTCCACCACTAGAACGATCAACAGCATATCGTACGGGACGCGCCTTACGGTTTTCAAAAAAGAGCATCAAGGCATAATAAACGTGCAGTATGAAAACAATAAGTAGACCAAACTCAAAGAGGTGAATTAGGGATCCGAGGGAATGCAGATGCTCAGCGTAAGCAATAAATGACTCTCTGCCGAAAAACATAGAGATGTTGCCGGCCAAATGAGTCAGTAAAAAAAGGCCCAGCATCGCCCCTGTAAGTGACATGATAGCTTTTTTGCCAACAGATGAAGCAAAAAAATGAGTTATATTCATAGAAGGATACTCTGCTGTTAAAGAATAAAGGCAAAAACGTTTAAAAGGGATTGTGTTGATTGTCCAGCGTCTAGGTATTTATACTATTTATCAAAATTGTTGAAAAAGATCATTCCCTTTATTGTCACAGATAATAAAAGCGGGAAAGTTAACTATTTGTATTTTACGAATTGCCTCCATGCCCAGCTCTTCAAAGGCAATTGTCTCGACGGCAACGATGCTTTCCTTAGCTAAAATTGCCGCTGGTCCGCCTATTGAGCCTAGATAAAAACCGCCATGCTTTTGGCAGGCGGCAGTTACTGCTGATGAGCGGTTGCCTTTAGCAAGCATGATAAGTGAGCCGCCGGATGATTGAAAGCGATCAACATAGACATCCATTCGTCCTGCTGTTGTTGGTCCAAAGCTGCCTGACACCATGCCATCCGGTGTTTTTGCCGGTCCGGCATAGTAGATTGGATGGTTCTTAAAGTATTCTGGCATAGGCTTACCGCTATTTAACAAAGTATTTATCTTTGCATGAGCGATATCACGAGCCACAACCAGAGTTCCCCGCAAGTGGAGAAGTGTTCCGACAGGGTGTTTGTCGAGATCATTAAGTATCTCCGGCATTGGTCTGTCCAGATCTATCTCAATGGCTGGTTTGGTCGTGACTGAAAGCTTTTGCCTGTAAGCAGTAAGATCGTGTTCCAGTTGTTCTAAAAAGATGCCGTTACGCGTTATTTTTGCCTTTATGTTGCGGTCGGCACTACAACTTACCGCCAGACCAACAGGGTTCGAGGCGGCATGCCGGGGCAGCCGGATAACACGAACATCATGGGCAAGGTATTTACCTCCAAATTGAGCGCCAATGCCGGTATTCTTGGCAATTTCAAGGATTTTCTCTTCCCATTCAATGTCCCTATAGGCCCTGCCGGTAGAATCACCGGAAGTTGGCAAAGAGTCATAGTAATGAGTGGAGGCAAGTTTTACCGTTTTCAAGTTGCTTTCTGCTGACAAGCCTCCCACCACAAGGGCAATATGATATGGAGGGCAAGCAGCTGTCCCAAGAGTCGGCAGCTTTTCTTTACAAAAATCAACTAGGCTCTCTTCATTCAACAGTGATTTTGTTTCCTGGTACAGAAATGTCTTGTTGGCTGACCCTCCGCCTTTGGCAATGAATGTGAAGTTGTATTCATCGCCTGGTGTAGAGAAGATATCAATTTGCGCTGGAAGATTACAGTCAGTGTTAACCTCTTCAAACATCGAAAGGGCAGCCATTTGCGAATATCGCAGGTTTTCTCGGGTATATGTGTCGTAAACTCCATGTGACAGATATCTCTTGTCGTCTGCTGCAGTCCATACCTGTTCACCCTTGCTGGCGACAATAATGGCAGTCCCTGTATCCTGACAGCTTGGCAGAACTTCTCCAGAGGCCTCACAGGCGTTTTTAAGCAGGGTGGCTGCCACATAACGATCGTTGTCAGAGGCCTCGTTGTCCTCAACAATATGTACTAATTGATCGAGATGATTTTTCCGCAGGAAAAATGAAACATCTTTAAACGCCTCTCGGGCAAGGAGACGAAGCCCTTCCGGGGCGACCATGAGTATATCTCTATCACCATAACTGCAAACTTCAACATAATCTGTAGTCAGTAGTTTATAGATAGTGGTGTCTTTTCCAAGTTGAAATAATGGTGAGTAGTTAAATGACATCACAGCCTCCGTGATTTGTTTAAGTCAACATTTACAGATGAGGTGAATCTGCAAAAAAAGAGTGAGGGTTTCATCAATCTCCCCAGAAAGCGATAAGCAGTGCCCCGGCAAACATCATCAGTGCAGCGGGGCCACGAAATTTAAAGTGCTCTTCTTTGAACAGAAACCAGCCTAAAATGACAGTAAAAAGTATACTCGTTCTTTTCAGAGAGATCATGTAGGCCGCCTGAGTTCCCATAATTGCCAGGCAGTGAAATATAATATGCAGAAAAAATAGCGACCCAAGCCACTGCCCCAGTTTTTTATAACGACAGATAGTTGAAAATCTGACGTCAGTAAAAAGCAATATTCCACAAAGCATAGAGAGATTACAGATAAAAAAGAATGAAAATCCAAAAAAAAGTGGTGATGAGTTAATCATGGCTTTTTTACCAATCACCCCAGCAATGGAAAAAATAAAAGCCACTGCGAACATTAAACGCGAGCCTTTCTCTGAGAAAATTGCTGCAAGAGGCTTCCAATAACCTTTTTTTGCTTCGTTAAAATTTAAGAAATAGCTGCTGATCACTATCAATACAATTCCTATGAGGCCATAGGTGTTAATTTTCTCGTTTAAGATTAAGGCACCGGTAATGATTACAAACACAGGAGTAAAAGAGAGCAGGGGCACCGTTAAGGAGAGTGGCGCAATGGTTAACGCTGTTATGTAAAAAAAATAAGAGAGCCAATTTAAGGGAAGTGAAAGTCCGAAGTTCAGCCAGAATGTACTGTTCAGTTCTGGAATTTCGATAAAGAGCAGGGCAATGCAAAAGAAAGGGAGTGACCAGAAAAGCTCAATAGCAGCTATCTCCATTGCCTTATGATCTTTTGAAATTTTTTTTACCAAGACATCACGGCTGGCGACGGTTATGGCAGTTAATATGGATAGAAGAAACCAGTGCATTGATAAAATGTAGTTGTCGAATAAGAATTATTGGGTAACTATAGGTTAAACAGAAGAGAACTATACACCTCACTGCCATAAATTCATAAAGGAAGATTATGAGTGTTCGAAAAATTGTTTTAGCTGATGATCATGTGTTAATACGTCGTGGCTTAATAAAAATTATTGATGGCGATCCGACTCTTAAAGTTATTGGCGATGTAAATGATGGCTTGGAGCTCTTGAGTCTTTTGAAAAAAACGTGTCCGGATCTGATTTTACTTGATATTTCAATGCCCAACTTGAGGGGAATTGAGGCCATCAAAGAGGCAAAAAAACTTTGCCCCTCCGTCAAAATTCTTATCCTGACCATGCATAGCAGCCGTGATTTTCTCTGTGATACCTTCCGTAACGGTGCCAACGGCTATGCCCTAAAAGAAGATTCCGATGTCGAACTGCTTGCTGCTATTAACAAATGTCTTGCTGGACAGATCTATATCTCTTCCGTTCTCGCTGACGGTTTAACACCAGAGGAAATAGCAAATCTGGGCTCAGGAAAACAGGCTGTTGCGGAGGAAGAGGGGTTGACGACGCGAGAAAAACAGGTGCTTACATTGGTCGCTGAAGGTAAGAAAAGCAAAGATGTTGCCGACCTGTTATCAATCAGCATTCGAACTGTTGAGCACCATCGGGCCAATATAATGAAAAAAACTCAGATAAAAAATACTGCGGCACTTATCAAATATGCCATTCAGAAAGGGTATATCTTGGCTCAGGAGTAAGGCTGTAAAAAGTCTCGCACGATTTTCGATTGTCTCGTATTGATTCAACTATGACCACAAAACTTTTTAGCTGTGTACTCATCGGTGGTAAGAGTTCACGAATGGGTCAACCTAAACAGCTCATCCTGCAACAGGGTAAATCCTGGTTTGAAATAATTTATTCACAGTTGTCACCCGTATGTAAAAATATTATTGCTGCTGGTGCAGGTGATCTTCCGCCTGGCAGCTGGTCTCGAGTTGCTGATAAAAAAAACTGCAGAGGTCCATTATCCGGGATAATATCTGCAATGGAGAGTCAGCCTCAAGCTAATTGTATCGTTTGCTCCTGTGACCTTCCCTTTATTACTACCGATGCTGTCAGGTGGCTTGTTGAACAAAGCGACCCTTCAACTTGGGCTGTCATCCCCTCTTTAGGGGAAGGATTCCTTGAGCCCCTTTTTGCCTACTACGATTTTAGGATTCTGCCGTTTCTTAAAGATTTAGCTGAAAATAAAAACTACAGACTTTCAGACATTTCTGTGCACGAGAAGGCTAGAATTGTCCAGCCTCCAACTCACCTCCGCTTGGCATGGAAAAATTGTAACACGCTGGGGGATCTATCTGTTTGAGCTGTTGATCAATGATCAGTTGGGAACATATCATTGATGTGCAAAATAAAATTAAGTAATTGGTGGTTTTTACTGTTTTTAATGATTAAAAACTAGAAAAATATAGAAAAAATAACACGGAGAATATTATGAAGCGAATAGCACTAGTTTTTGTAGCATTATTAACATTAAACGCCTGCTCAAAAAACGATACTGAGCAAAAAGGGACGGTTTCACCACAGTCAACAAATGTACTTGCCTCAACAAATAACCCTCTTACTTCAAGCCAAGGCGCCAATCAAAAGACAAAAAGTGTGTACACTTCAATTACACCTGCTGAGACTCAACAGTTGATCAAACAACGAAAAGACCTTTTGATTGTTGATGTCAGATCCCCGGAAGAGTTGAAAGAAGGGAAGATAAAAGATTCACAGCTTCTGCCCTTTTGGAACATTATGAAAGGACAGCATCAACTGCCTCGTAATAGACCGTTACTCTTAGTTTGTGCCGTGGGGGGTCGAAGTTACGGCGCTATGCAGATTCTTTCCAGGCAGGGCTATCCTGAAATATATAATTTGAAAGGTGGAATTTCAGACTGGAAAAACGCTAGACTGCCAGTTATATACTAGTTGTCTGGCACTCAATCTTCTTTGACGGCAAGAAGTGGTTCCAGCCATGCTAACCGTATTACCGGCATCAAGGCCCCGATCATACAAACACCAACTCCAATTAAAAGAGCACCGCTGCTGAGAACAATGTTTTGATAGGTAAAAGCGGCAGTAGCACCAAGCTTGGTTAATAGATGGAAATTAGCGGCCAGATGGTTGATCAGATAATGGCCTATGGCTATGCCTGCCAATCCGCCGATGCCGCTTATCAGAGCAGCCTCAGTTAGAAACAGACGAATGATGTGAGATCGTTGTGCTCCGATTGCCCGAAGTATTCCTACTTCTCTGCGGCGTTCGTTGGTCATGGCTGTAAAGGTCGACCAGGCGAGCAGGATAGACAGTAACGCTGATATCATAATGGTGATTGAAAAAATCCGAATAATGTCATTTAAGGTTTGGCGGATTCCGCCACCAATGGAACCGCGTGTCATAATTCCTATTTTGGGGTTGATGGATTGAATTTTAACAGCAACATCTTCAGGGGTGAATCCCTCTTTTAATTTAAGGAAAATTATGGATATCATGCCTTCCTTGTAGCTGCCCTTTGCCTCATCAGATATGTTTTTTAAGTCTTCTAAGCGCATAAATATACCATGATCTAAGCCCGTATTGGTCTCTTCAAGATGACCAACAATGCTGACTCCAGTTCCAAAGAGTTTAGCCGTCTGTATAAGGCCTAAAAAATCATAAACATAGCTGCCGACTAAAACCTCACCCTCTTTAAGCGTAGGTGCATCTTGCATCCATGATTTTACTACGAAGTCTGATTCAGAGTTAAAGGCAATTACTTGTCCCTCATCTATACTGCAGCATTCAGATGACAGTGTGTTCAGGTAAACATGATAGGTGCCTTGCTCGATTTCTGGGAGATCAATAACTGATTCAAAAACAAAATCATCCATGTAAAATGTTTTTTCTTTACTCTCCAGGATAAACTCTTCAGCTATACCTATCGCCTCAGGCGGTACAAGAACTATGTCAGCGCCAAGTTTTTTTGCAGCTGCTTCTAAATCCTCTTCCACAGCTTTATCAAACAAAAGAGCAAAGACAAGCAGTGCCACAAGCATCGCGACAGCAAGAACGAGAACAAGATTCCGAAATAGTTTCCGGAAAACACTTTTTAAGGCAATTTGTGTAATTGAATAGGTAACAGCGCTCATAGTTTTAAGTATATGTGAAATTTAGAGTTAAAGAGAAAAAAAAATCCAGGACACTTAATAAAGTATCCTGGATTGGGCTAATTTTCAACGGATTGAATCCGTTTTGAAAACTACGATAATGAATTAATGATAAATTGCATCAAGGCCGCAAAGTACAGCGTGCTCTTCTATGCCTTCAGTCTGATGACAGGCTGAACATACAGAAATACTTTCACCGATGAATTTTTTAGCTGCTACATCATAAAGCTTCAAAGTGCCGTCCATGATATACTCATCCGGACCAGGTTTTTCTGGATCTTGACAATTTGGAAGTAGTGCTTTTGATCGAGCTGTTGCAATGACGTATTTTCCATCAGGAGTGAACATTGCGTCATGATTTTCTTCAAGTTTACCCATTGGCTCATGATCGATAACCTCAAGGGTGTTTGCATCAATCAATAGCATTGCGTTACCAGCTGAATTGGCGATCATAGAACCATCAGGGGAGTAGTACTGACGAAAGCTGACGAATGTGCCTGTTCCTGTAGCCAAACCTTTTTTGTTAACTTTTACTTCACCCTTAAGGGCCTTGTCCATGTCGAGTTCTAACAAATGCATTTTGCCGACGGTTTTACCATGGTCGGTGTCCGACTCATTAATAGTGATAAGAAGTTTTTTGAAATCAGGAGAGTTGGTACCGTGGTAGAACTTATAAGGCTTACCGATATCACCCTCAGTGCCCTCGAGCATGATTCTTTGTACACGTTTAAGATCAGATTTCTGGAAAACGTCAATATATCCTTTGTTTGCCATTGAAATCGGTAAGAAATAGTCTTTAGATTGCGCTGATGCACAGTAAAGCGAGCCAGTTTTAGTTGCCTCTATAGGGAGATCAACAAGAACGTCTCGAGTTGTTTCACCTGTTGAGAGATCAGTAGATCCGACATGAGCAACTTGTACATTGGCGAACTGTGCACTTTTATCTATCGCGTAGGTGGACCAGTACATTGTGTTTGCATCGTTTGAATCAATTCGTGCATCATGAAGTGGATGTGTTGGACGAGATCCGACTTCAATCATGGTGAGCTTTTTGAGACGCATAGGGGTATCTGCGCGTGATGTGTCAATTGAAACTTCAGCTTTGGCAAAGTGGCCGCCCATACCCGCAACATAATAAGTAGCTTCGTATTTTTCTGCAAACGCACTAGAACTGACTCCCATCAATCCTAATGTAACTGTTCCCGCAACAACTGTACTCATTAATGCTTTCTTTGAGATTTTCATACTTCCCTCCTGAAACAATTAATAATTGGACCTAAGCCCTCTCTTCCCATTTTCGAAAATAGACTATTTAAAAAAACAGTCTGTTTTCATAAAACCACACCAAAATAACTGCCATAAGGCCTTAGTTTAATGTTTTTTAAAACAGTAGAATTAACTACCATTAATCCTAAAGTGACCGTTGCCGCACAAACTGTATTGCATAAAGTAGTCTAAAAAAATCTAACAATTTGGCTCAGTTTGATGAAATCGAAACCATAGTACCACACTGTGGCACGTTTGCAACATCTTTTTTGTTTTTTTTTTAGAATAAAAAAATGAGCTTAAAATCATTGATAGCGGGGTGTAAGTGGAAATATTAAAATGCTTGATTAAAAGATTAATTCAAGTTTAAATCATTTCTCTCATTAGTTTATAGCCCAAAAAGAAAAGAATACAACAATAAACTGTTATTTTTTATTATATCTAAAAGGTTACTTAAATGCTTATCGATTGTAAAAATGTGACTAAGCGATATCTTTCTGACGGGAAAGAGTTGATTGCTGTTGACGATGCCACTTTTATCGTAGATCGTGGTGAATTCGTGGTTATCTTAGGCCATTCCGGTTCGGGAAAGACAACATTGCTCAGCCTGATTGGTGGCTTAACGGCTCCGGACAATGGTGATATCATTATTAATGGTATTCATAACTGGCAACAGTCTGATAAGGATTTATCGCAAATGAGAAATGAGACTATCGGTTTCATTTTTCAATTTGCGAGTTTGATCCCGACCTTAACGGTGATTGAAAATATGTTACTGCCGTTAACTTTCGGAAGAGGTAGCTCGGTCAGTATGAAAGAGGCTGAATCACTTTTGGATAAAATTGGCTTGCTGAATAAAAAAAATGTTTTTCCATCACAGTTGTCCGGTGGCCAGCAGAGACGCGTCGCTATCGCTCGTGCCTTCATGAATAATCCAGCAATTATTCTTGCTGATGAACCAACGGGTGATCTTGACGAAGAGACTGAGAAAGATATTTTATCGCTTTTCAGGGAATATAATGAAAAGGGCACAACATTTATAGTTGTAACCCATAACAAAGAGCTGGGGATGACTCAGGTAAATCCACGTGTGCTGACAATGGTTAACGGCGCGGTTACAGAGGCAGTTCTTAATGCTGAGGTTGAATAATATAAT from Desulfobulbaceae bacterium harbors:
- a CDS encoding TSUP family transporter, with protein sequence MESISPSPLLLSIIFFIVAFLYSSVGLGGGSSYTAILAIFNVNYLAIPTITLALNLCVTSVSNINYIINHHLKVSLFLPFLVASVPFSYLGGSLILPKRVFWAVLLVCLSLVAIRIYFFKTASIQLQFSKIQKTAFSLFLGALLGFFAGHRPGRRDILNPIYYHIWLRYSERGCCLRSCIYLGQFFIRHTGTYPVQCH
- a CDS encoding molybdenum cofactor guanylyltransferase, giving the protein MTTKLFSCVLIGGKSSRMGQPKQLILQQGKSWFEIIYSQLSPVCKNIIAAGAGDLPPGSWSRVADKKNCRGPLSGIISAMESQPQANCIVCSCDLPFITTDAVRWLVEQSDPSTWAVIPSLGEGFLEPLFAYYDFRILPFLKDLAENKNYRLSDISVHEKARIVQPPTHLRLAWKNCNTLGDLSV
- a CDS encoding succinate dehydrogenase/fumarate reductase iron-sulfur subunit, with translation MSIINLHLKIWRQENSKAQGRFVSYESGPVSTDMSFLEMIDVLNERLTLDGQEPVAFDHDCREGICGMCGAVVNGHAHGHKNATTLCQLHMRHFSDGDTIVIEPFRARAFKVVKDLVVDRSAFDTLIASGGYVSVNTGGAQDGNAIPISQKIADQALDASACIGCGACVASCPNASAMLFVGAKISQLALLPQGQPERAKRALDMLNTMDLLGFGNCSNERECEAACPKNISIRHIARLNREYIKAAFLSD
- a CDS encoding DMT family transporter, whose amino-acid sequence is MHWFLLSILTAITVASRDVLVKKISKDHKAMEIAAIELFWSLPFFCIALLFIEIPELNSTFWLNFGLSLPLNWLSYFFYITALTIAPLSLTVPLLSFTPVFVIITGALILNEKINTYGLIGIVLIVISSYFLNFNEAKKGYWKPLAAIFSEKGSRLMFAVAFIFSIAGVIGKKAMINSSPLFFGFSFFFICNLSMLCGILLFTDVRFSTICRYKKLGQWLGSLFFLHIIFHCLAIMGTQAAYMISLKRTSILFTVILGWFLFKEEHFKFRGPAALMMFAGALLIAFWGD
- a CDS encoding succinate dehydrogenase cytochrome b subunit, translating into MNITHFFASSVGKKAIMSLTGAMLGLFLLTHLAGNISMFFGRESFIAYAEHLHSLGSLIHLFEFGLLIVFILHVYYALMLFFENRKARPVRYAVDRSSGGSTYASKTMPYTGAFIFVFIFVHLMNFHFTDHSISIADIVRNNLQNPLLSFYYVASVFALGMHTSHGFWSLFQTMGINHPRYDNFLQQGAIVISVIGAAIYSSFPAFTYLFKSFLL
- a CDS encoding rhodanese-like domain-containing protein → MKRIALVFVALLTLNACSKNDTEQKGTVSPQSTNVLASTNNPLTSSQGANQKTKSVYTSITPAETQQLIKQRKDLLIVDVRSPEELKEGKIKDSQLLPFWNIMKGQHQLPRNRPLLLVCAVGGRSYGAMQILSRQGYPEIYNLKGGISDWKNARLPVIY
- a CDS encoding fumarate hydratase; translation: MSFNYSPLFQLGKDTTIYKLLTTDYVEVCSYGDRDILMVAPEGLRLLAREAFKDVSFFLRKNHLDQLVHIVEDNEASDNDRYVAATLLKNACEASGEVLPSCQDTGTAIIVASKGEQVWTAADDKRYLSHGVYDTYTRENLRYSQMAALSMFEEVNTDCNLPAQIDIFSTPGDEYNFTFIAKGGGSANKTFLYQETKSLLNEESLVDFCKEKLPTLGTAACPPYHIALVVGGLSAESNLKTVKLASTHYYDSLPTSGDSTGRAYRDIEWEEKILEIAKNTGIGAQFGGKYLAHDVRVIRLPRHAASNPVGLAVSCSADRNIKAKITRNGIFLEQLEHDLTAYRQKLSVTTKPAIEIDLDRPMPEILNDLDKHPVGTLLHLRGTLVVARDIAHAKINTLLNSGKPMPEYFKNHPIYYAGPAKTPDGMVSGSFGPTTAGRMDVYVDRFQSSGGSLIMLAKGNRSSAVTAACQKHGGFYLGSIGGPAAILAKESIVAVETIAFEELGMEAIRKIQIVNFPAFIICDNKGNDLFQQF
- a CDS encoding fumarate reductase/succinate dehydrogenase flavoprotein subunit, which produces MNFNAKIPAGPLSEKWDNHRFSSKLVNPANKRKFSIIVVGTGLAGASASATLAELGYNVKTFCIQDSPRRAHSIAAQGGINAAKNYQNDGDSVHRLFYDTIKGGDFRSREANVYRLAQVSNNIIDQCVAQGVPFAREYGGQLANRSFGGAQVSRTFYARGQTGQQLLLGAYSSLMRQVSTGKVSIIPRTEIMDIVVINGHAKGVVCRNLITGEIDCHSADAVVLASGGYGNVYFLSTNAMASNVTASWRAYKRGAGFANPCFVQIHPTCIPVHGEYQSKLTLMSESLRNDGRVWVPRNPDDARNPADIPDSERHYYLEDKYPSFGNLVPRDVASRNAKEQCDQGKGVGETGLAVYLDFNDAIKRDGKATILKKYGNLFSMYEKITGVDPIATPMQIFPAVHYTMGGLWVDYNLMSNLPGLFVLGEANFSDHGANRLGASALMQGLADGYFVLPATIANYLTDCSPAQIDTTHTAFKESVSSIVDTTQRLLSIKGTKTVDAFHRELGLVLWNQCGMARNDAGLKNALQTIPEIRADFWRNVTVPGSGNNLNQSLERAGRVADFLEFAELMALDALKREESCGCHLREESQTDENEAKRDDENYSHVSVWQYAADKTPELHKEQLHFESVTPSQRSYK
- a CDS encoding response regulator transcription factor; the protein is MSVRKIVLADDHVLIRRGLIKIIDGDPTLKVIGDVNDGLELLSLLKKTCPDLILLDISMPNLRGIEAIKEAKKLCPSVKILILTMHSSRDFLCDTFRNGANGYALKEDSDVELLAAINKCLAGQIYISSVLADGLTPEEIANLGSGKQAVAEEEGLTTREKQVLTLVAEGKKSKDVADLLSISIRTVEHHRANIMKKTQIKNTAALIKYAIQKGYILAQE